A window from Bacillota bacterium encodes these proteins:
- a CDS encoding MazG-like family protein, producing the protein MAFLEDAGAREQEIISRADIARNLKTIEWLKTELVVNIASLFKGMMKTSDEACADSLANIVVACYLLGKRLGLPHSALDARIREKIKANIEQNHEIETWYGDFSALKRHLSERKM; encoded by the coding sequence ATGGCCTTTCTGGAAGACGCCGGAGCCAGGGAGCAGGAGATCATCTCCCGGGCGGACATCGCCCGCAACCTCAAGACCATCGAGTGGCTCAAAACGGAGCTCGTGGTGAACATCGCATCCCTTTTCAAAGGGATGATGAAAACGAGCGATGAGGCTTGCGCGGACTCTCTTGCAAACATAGTCGTGGCGTGCTACCTTCTTGGCAAGCGCCTTGGCCTGCCTCACTCCGCTCTTGACGCAAGGATAAGGGAAAAGATCAAGGCCAACATAGAGCAGAACCACGAGATCGAGACGTGGTATGGTGATTTCTCAGCCTTGAAGAGGCACTTGTCTGAGAGGAAGATGTGA
- the rpsR gene encoding 30S ribosomal protein S18 produces the protein MRREKGRKSKKRVCGFCVDKIEAVDYKDVARLRRFITERGKIIPRRISGNCARHQRQVTAAIKRARLVALLPFSAEQ, from the coding sequence ATGAGACGTGAAAAGGGGCGTAAGTCGAAGAAGCGCGTTTGTGGCTTCTGCGTGGACAAGATAGAGGCCGTGGATTACAAAGACGTGGCGCGACTCAGGAGATTCATCACAGAGAGAGGCAAGATAATACCTCGACGTATCTCCGGGAACTGCGCGAGGCATCAGCGCCAGGTCACAGCCGCCATCAAGAGAGCCCGCCTTGTTGCGCTCTTGCCGTTCAGCGCCGAGCAATGA
- a CDS encoding single-stranded DNA-binding protein, producing the protein MNKVLLVGRLAQQPELRYTQNGVAVARFTVAVSRPFTNQQGEREADFIDVVVWRAQAENCANYLAKGRLVGVEGRLQIRSYETAEGQKRRVAEVVADRVEFLDRGKDGMQGGQEVPSQGFPDDAAGPGDDLPF; encoded by the coding sequence GTGAATAAGGTCCTTCTCGTGGGGAGGCTGGCACAACAACCGGAGCTCCGCTACACCCAGAACGGAGTCGCCGTTGCCAGGTTCACGGTGGCAGTGAGCCGCCCGTTTACCAACCAGCAAGGAGAGAGAGAAGCGGATTTCATCGATGTGGTGGTCTGGCGCGCCCAGGCGGAGAACTGCGCCAACTACCTTGCGAAGGGCCGGCTGGTCGGTGTAGAGGGGCGGCTTCAGATCCGGTCGTACGAGACTGCCGAGGGGCAGAAGCGCCGCGTGGCTGAGGTGGTCGCCGACAGGGTGGAGTTTCTCGACCGAGGTAAGGATGGCATGCAGGGCGGTCAGGAGGTGCCGAGTCAAGGATTCCCGGATGACGCGGCCGGCCCAGGCGACGACCTGCCGTTCTGA
- the rpsF gene encoding 30S ribosomal protein S6, which yields MRDYEAMFIVKPDLEEEAVSSTVAKIQDLVTGGGGTVNNVDRWGKRRLAYEIAGYTEGIYVVMDFSAESGVARELERVFRITDNVIRHLIVRKGD from the coding sequence ATGCGCGACTACGAGGCTATGTTCATCGTCAAGCCCGACCTGGAGGAGGAAGCCGTGAGCAGCACGGTGGCGAAGATCCAGGACCTCGTGACAGGCGGAGGCGGCACGGTAAACAACGTGGACAGGTGGGGCAAACGACGGCTCGCGTACGAGATCGCAGGCTATACAGAGGGCATATACGTGGTCATGGACTTCTCTGCGGAGTCTGGGGTTGCGCGCGAGCTCGAACGGGTCTTTCGCATCACGGACAATGTGATAAGGCATCTCATTGTGAGAAAGGGCGACTAG